One Caulobacter segnis genomic window carries:
- a CDS encoding bifunctional 2-C-methyl-D-erythritol 4-phosphate cytidylyltransferase/2-C-methyl-D-erythritol 2,4-cyclodiphosphate synthase, whose protein sequence is MTFSAVIVAAGSGTRAGPGQAKQWRLVAGKPVLRWSVEAFLAAGAAAIVIVTTEDGEKALSEVLAGLTGWSAARGGATRALSVQSGLAALAHRPSDEPVLIHDAARPFLMGATIEGVLKSLEGADAALPALPVADTLKRAEPGQNPTTTSREHLWRAQTPQAARRETLLAAYAAWSGDEPTDDAQVVEAAGGRVAIAPGDPLLLKLTYPEDFAMAERLAGAARITRVGQGFDAHRWGPGEEVWLCGVAIKHDETLIGHSDADAGLHALTDAILGAIGEGDIGDHFPPTDPQWKGAASDLFLKHAAALVTAKGGAIVNVDVTLICERPKIKPHRQAMRERLAQILSLPLDRVSVKATTTEKMGFTGRGEGLAASAVVAVETPA, encoded by the coding sequence ATGACCTTTTCCGCCGTGATCGTCGCCGCCGGCTCTGGAACCCGGGCCGGGCCCGGCCAGGCCAAGCAGTGGCGGCTTGTCGCCGGAAAGCCGGTCCTGCGCTGGTCAGTCGAAGCGTTCCTGGCCGCCGGCGCGGCCGCAATCGTCATTGTAACGACCGAAGACGGCGAAAAGGCGCTTTCCGAAGTACTGGCCGGCCTGACTGGCTGGAGCGCGGCGCGAGGGGGCGCGACTCGCGCCCTATCGGTTCAGTCGGGCCTGGCCGCCCTCGCCCATCGCCCCTCGGATGAGCCCGTCCTGATCCATGACGCCGCCCGGCCGTTCTTGATGGGCGCGACCATCGAAGGCGTGCTGAAGAGCCTGGAAGGCGCCGACGCGGCCCTGCCCGCCCTGCCCGTCGCCGATACGCTGAAGCGCGCCGAGCCCGGCCAGAATCCGACCACCACCTCTCGCGAGCATCTGTGGCGCGCCCAGACGCCGCAAGCTGCGCGCCGCGAGACCCTGCTTGCCGCCTACGCCGCCTGGTCCGGCGACGAGCCGACCGATGACGCCCAGGTGGTGGAAGCCGCCGGCGGCCGCGTGGCCATCGCGCCGGGCGATCCGCTCTTGCTGAAACTGACCTATCCCGAGGATTTCGCCATGGCCGAACGACTCGCCGGCGCCGCGCGCATCACCCGAGTCGGCCAGGGCTTCGACGCTCACCGCTGGGGACCGGGCGAGGAGGTCTGGCTGTGCGGCGTGGCCATCAAGCACGACGAGACCCTGATCGGTCATTCCGACGCCGACGCGGGCCTGCACGCCCTGACCGACGCCATCCTGGGCGCGATCGGCGAAGGCGACATCGGCGACCACTTCCCGCCGACCGATCCGCAATGGAAGGGCGCGGCCTCGGACCTGTTCCTGAAGCACGCCGCCGCGTTGGTGACCGCCAAGGGCGGCGCGATCGTCAATGTCGACGTGACCCTGATCTGCGAGCGACCCAAGATCAAACCGCACCGCCAGGCGATGCGCGAGCGGCTAGCCCAGATCCTGTCGCTGCCGCTCGACCGGGTCAGCGTCAAGGCGACCACGACCGAGAAGATGGGCTTCACTGGTCGCGGCGAGGGTCTGGCCGCCTCGGCGGTCGTGGCGGTCGAGACGCCGGCCTGA
- the ntrX gene encoding nitrogen assimilation response regulator NtrX has translation MSADVLVVDDEADIRELVAGILEDEGYAVRTAADSDQALAAIRARKPALLVLDIWMQGGGMDGLELLDMVKALDADLPVIMISGHGNIETAVSAIKRGAYEFLEKPFKSDRLLLIVERALEAAGLRRENRRLRTQTLAPDGLIGKSAPAQALRQLILKVAPANSRILVSGPPGSGKELVARLIHGASTRAKQEFVAVSAAGMAPERLDVELFGEEGEGGRPRKIGVFERAHGGTLYLDEVADMPRETQGRILRVLVEQRFRRVGGDNDVQVDVRVISSSSRDLRDEIAGGRFREDLFHRLNVVPVRVPGLAERREDIPELINYFVDKISEATGLARRLLGEDALATLQVQTWPGNVRQLRNNVERMLILASGEPGELITAEMLAGADQPSAGNAGAIGAERIIALPLREARELFEREYLNAQILRFGGNISRTANFIGMERSALHRKLKSLGVAGARAEEEE, from the coding sequence ATGAGCGCCGACGTTCTTGTGGTGGATGACGAGGCCGACATCCGCGAACTGGTGGCCGGAATCCTGGAGGATGAAGGCTACGCGGTTCGAACGGCCGCCGATTCCGACCAGGCCCTGGCCGCGATCCGCGCCCGCAAACCCGCACTGCTGGTCCTGGATATCTGGATGCAGGGCGGCGGCATGGACGGCCTCGAACTGCTGGACATGGTCAAGGCGCTGGACGCCGACCTGCCCGTGATCATGATCTCGGGCCACGGCAACATCGAGACCGCCGTCAGCGCCATCAAGCGCGGGGCCTATGAGTTCCTGGAAAAGCCCTTCAAATCCGATCGGCTGCTGCTGATCGTCGAGCGGGCGCTGGAAGCGGCGGGCCTGCGGCGGGAGAACCGTCGTCTTCGCACTCAGACCCTGGCCCCGGACGGCCTGATCGGCAAGTCGGCGCCGGCCCAGGCGCTGCGCCAGCTGATCCTGAAGGTCGCGCCGGCCAACAGCCGCATCCTCGTGTCCGGCCCGCCGGGCTCGGGCAAGGAGTTGGTGGCGCGCCTGATCCATGGCGCCAGCACCCGGGCCAAGCAGGAGTTCGTCGCCGTCAGCGCCGCGGGCATGGCGCCCGAACGTCTCGACGTCGAGTTGTTCGGCGAGGAAGGCGAGGGCGGCCGGCCGCGCAAGATCGGCGTGTTCGAGCGGGCCCACGGCGGCACCCTCTATCTGGATGAAGTGGCGGACATGCCGCGCGAGACGCAGGGACGGATCCTGCGGGTCCTGGTCGAGCAGCGCTTTCGCCGGGTCGGCGGCGACAATGACGTCCAGGTCGACGTGCGGGTCATCTCGTCCAGCTCCCGCGATCTGCGCGACGAGATCGCCGGCGGCCGCTTCCGCGAGGATCTGTTCCATCGCCTGAACGTGGTGCCGGTGCGTGTGCCGGGCCTGGCCGAGCGCCGCGAGGACATCCCCGAGCTGATCAACTATTTCGTCGACAAGATCAGCGAAGCCACCGGCCTGGCCCGCAGGCTCCTGGGCGAGGACGCTCTGGCCACGCTGCAGGTCCAGACCTGGCCGGGCAACGTCCGCCAGTTGCGCAACAACGTCGAGCGGATGCTGATCCTGGCGTCGGGAGAGCCCGGCGAACTGATCACCGCCGAGATGCTGGCCGGCGCCGACCAGCCCAGCGCCGGCAACGCCGGAGCGATCGGGGCCGAGCGGATTATCGCCCTGCCGCTGCGCGAGGCTCGCGAGCTGTTCGAGCGGGAGTATCTGAATGCCCAGATTCTGCGGTTCGGCGGCAATATCTCGCGCACCGCCAATTTCATCGGCATGGAGCGCTCGGCGCTGCACCGCAAGCTGAAGTCCCTGGGCGTCGCCGGCGCCCGGGCCGAAGAGGAAGAGTAG
- a CDS encoding sigma 54-interacting transcriptional regulator, whose product MNAASKKILIADDDSSVRLVLSQAFTRLGYQVRATGNATTLLKWVTDGEGDLVVTDVMMPDENVFDVLPRIRKERPKLPIIVMSAQNTLLTAVNAADAGAFEYVSKPFDLDDVTAAARRALSRPADTEASKAQARAMRDERLPLIGRSAPMQEVYRTIARLVGADLTVLILGESGTGKELVARALHELGRRRDGKFVVLNLAAVPRERVEAELFGRGEGDNGRLVEADGGTLFLDEIGDMPLDAQTRLLRVIDGTEPVINPKTGRRPNVRIIAATNRDLRGLIQQGLFREDLFFRLNVAPVRLPPLRDRAEDIPDLARTFLLRAAREGLPAKTIDQSALDRLKTHPWPGNVRELENLMRRMCALYAEELITARIVDRELQDHTPAVRSEEGPVTLSTLVERHLASHFADQPDGVPPAGLYDRVLQEVERPLIQLTLSATRGNQVRAAEILGLNRNTLRKKIQDLGVEMTRGRR is encoded by the coding sequence ATGAACGCCGCGAGCAAGAAGATCCTGATCGCCGACGATGACAGCTCGGTGCGTCTGGTGCTCAGCCAGGCCTTCACGCGCCTCGGCTATCAGGTCCGCGCCACGGGCAACGCCACCACGCTGCTGAAGTGGGTCACCGACGGTGAGGGCGACCTGGTCGTCACCGACGTGATGATGCCCGACGAGAACGTGTTCGACGTGCTGCCGCGCATCCGCAAGGAACGGCCTAAGCTGCCGATCATCGTGATGAGCGCCCAGAACACCCTGCTGACGGCGGTCAACGCCGCCGACGCGGGCGCGTTCGAATATGTCTCCAAGCCCTTCGACCTCGACGACGTCACCGCCGCCGCGCGGCGCGCCCTGTCGCGTCCGGCCGACACCGAGGCCTCCAAAGCCCAGGCCCGCGCCATGCGCGACGAGCGCCTGCCGTTGATCGGCCGCTCGGCGCCGATGCAGGAGGTCTACCGCACCATCGCCCGCCTGGTCGGGGCCGATCTGACCGTCCTGATCCTGGGCGAGAGCGGCACCGGCAAGGAGCTGGTCGCCCGCGCCCTGCACGAGCTGGGCCGCCGTCGCGACGGCAAGTTCGTGGTCCTGAACCTGGCCGCTGTCCCGCGCGAGCGGGTCGAGGCCGAGCTGTTCGGGCGCGGGGAGGGCGACAACGGCCGCCTCGTCGAGGCCGACGGTGGCACCCTGTTCCTGGACGAGATCGGCGACATGCCGCTCGACGCCCAGACCCGCCTGCTGCGCGTGATCGACGGCACCGAGCCGGTGATCAACCCCAAGACCGGCCGTCGCCCGAACGTGCGGATCATCGCGGCCACAAATCGTGACCTACGGGGTTTGATCCAGCAGGGATTGTTCCGCGAGGACCTGTTCTTCCGCCTGAACGTCGCGCCCGTGCGCCTGCCGCCGCTGCGCGATCGCGCCGAGGACATTCCGGATCTGGCCCGCACCTTCCTGCTGCGCGCCGCCCGCGAAGGCCTGCCGGCCAAGACGATCGACCAGAGCGCGCTCGACCGCCTGAAGACCCACCCGTGGCCGGGCAACGTCCGCGAGCTCGAGAACCTGATGCGCCGGATGTGCGCCCTCTACGCCGAGGAGCTCATCACCGCCCGCATCGTCGACCGCGAACTGCAGGACCACACGCCGGCCGTCCGGTCGGAAGAGGGGCCTGTCACCCTGTCGACCCTGGTCGAGCGCCACCTGGCCTCGCATTTCGCCGACCAGCCCGACGGCGTGCCGCCGGCCGGCCTCTATGACCGCGTCCTGCAGGAAGTGGAGCGTCCGCTGATCCAGCTGACGCTGTCGGCGACCCGTGGCAATCAGGTGCGCGCGGCCGAAATTCTCGGCCTCAACCGCAACACCCTGCGCAAGAAGATCCAGGACCTGGGCGTGGAAATGACCCGCGGCCGTCGTTAA
- a CDS encoding two-component system sensor histidine kinase NtrB, with product MTDRARVLGGVAPEALKAAAFDLSPEPALVVDREGGLVAVNEAAEALFGHGLSLLARGRFRAALPPGSVLVSLLDRAIFEGALVREHGVEVNLFGQPPFEADGAAAPLGDGSVLLTLHVKGVLGVDKAADAAGLRSVVGLGKMLAHEIKNPLAGIRGAAQLLKTGASAVDQPLAQLIVDETDRIRRLVDRMEAFSDEVPTPREPVNIHQVLDRVRALVANGVADGLQLKESYDPSLPPVWGDEDHLIQIFLNLTKNAAEAAHMRGDDRGQISIHTAWRPGVRVRGADGKSTSGAPIEVKVIDNGPGVPASLREHLFQPFVTTKVNGTGLGLALVTKLVTAHGGLIDFESEPGRTVFRVLLPVAPHNGAPDTLSGDA from the coding sequence ATGACCGACCGCGCCCGCGTCCTGGGAGGGGTTGCTCCCGAAGCCTTGAAGGCCGCCGCCTTCGACCTCAGCCCCGAGCCGGCCCTGGTGGTCGACCGCGAGGGCGGGCTGGTGGCGGTCAACGAGGCCGCGGAGGCGCTGTTCGGTCACGGCCTGTCGCTGCTGGCCCGGGGTCGTTTCCGCGCGGCCCTGCCGCCGGGCTCGGTTCTGGTGTCGCTGCTGGATCGCGCGATCTTCGAGGGCGCGCTGGTCCGCGAGCACGGCGTCGAGGTCAATCTGTTCGGCCAGCCGCCGTTCGAGGCCGACGGCGCCGCCGCGCCGCTGGGCGATGGCTCCGTGTTGCTCACCTTGCACGTCAAGGGCGTCCTAGGCGTCGACAAGGCCGCCGACGCGGCCGGCCTGCGCTCGGTCGTGGGCCTGGGCAAGATGCTGGCCCACGAGATCAAGAACCCACTGGCGGGCATTCGCGGCGCGGCCCAACTGCTGAAGACCGGCGCCAGCGCGGTCGACCAGCCGCTGGCCCAGCTGATCGTCGACGAGACCGACCGCATCCGCCGCCTGGTCGATCGCATGGAGGCCTTCTCCGACGAGGTCCCGACCCCGCGCGAGCCGGTCAACATCCACCAGGTGCTGGACCGCGTCCGGGCCCTGGTCGCCAATGGCGTCGCCGACGGTCTGCAACTGAAGGAAAGCTACGATCCGTCGCTGCCGCCGGTCTGGGGCGACGAGGACCACCTGATCCAGATCTTCCTGAACCTGACCAAGAACGCCGCCGAGGCCGCCCACATGCGTGGCGACGATCGCGGCCAGATCTCGATTCATACCGCCTGGCGCCCCGGCGTCCGGGTGCGCGGCGCCGACGGCAAGTCCACCAGCGGCGCGCCGATCGAGGTCAAGGTGATCGACAACGGCCCCGGCGTACCGGCCAGCCTGCGCGAGCACCTGTTCCAGCCGTTCGTCACCACCAAGGTCAACGGCACCGGCCTGGGCCTGGCCCTGGTCACCAAATTGGTCACCGCCCACGGCGGCCTGATCGACTTCGAGTCCGAGCCCGGTCGCACCGTGTTCCGCGTGCTGCTGCCGGTCGCCCCCCACAACGGGGCCCCCGATACTCTTTCCGGAGACGCCTGA
- a CDS encoding D-amino-acid transaminase: protein MSRFAYVNGRFVRHGEAAVHIEDRGYQLADGVYEVWAVFDGKLADAEGHFARLRRSLDELRIAHPMSEASLTLVLREAVRRNKVKEGLCYLQVTRGVAKRDHAFPNPAVLPSVVITAKSVDRAAADAKAAIGASVISVPENRWGRCDIKSIGLLPNALAKQAARERGAIEAWFVDDMGLVTEGASSNAWIVDNAGVLRTRDTNANILRGVTRSTLLEVIRETGVPFSEKPFTIAEAQAAREAFISGAGSLLTPVVQVDGVKLGDGKPGEVATRLRRLYIERARQKAV, encoded by the coding sequence ATGTCGCGTTTCGCCTATGTGAACGGCCGCTTCGTGCGTCATGGCGAGGCCGCCGTCCATATCGAGGATCGCGGCTATCAGCTGGCCGACGGCGTCTACGAGGTCTGGGCCGTGTTCGACGGCAAGCTGGCCGACGCGGAGGGCCATTTCGCCCGCCTCAGGCGCAGCCTGGACGAACTGCGCATCGCCCATCCGATGAGCGAAGCCTCCCTGACCCTGGTGCTGCGCGAGGCGGTCCGCCGCAACAAGGTCAAGGAAGGCCTGTGCTACCTGCAGGTCACGCGCGGCGTCGCCAAGCGCGACCACGCCTTCCCCAACCCCGCCGTCCTCCCGTCGGTCGTGATCACCGCCAAGTCGGTCGACCGCGCGGCCGCCGACGCCAAGGCCGCGATCGGCGCCTCGGTGATCTCCGTGCCGGAGAACCGCTGGGGCCGCTGCGACATCAAGTCGATCGGCCTGCTGCCCAACGCCCTGGCCAAGCAGGCGGCGCGCGAGCGCGGCGCGATCGAGGCCTGGTTCGTCGACGACATGGGCCTGGTCACCGAAGGCGCCTCGTCCAACGCCTGGATCGTGGACAACGCCGGCGTGCTGCGCACCCGTGACACCAACGCCAACATCCTGCGCGGCGTCACGCGCTCGACCCTGCTCGAGGTCATCCGCGAGACGGGCGTCCCGTTCAGCGAAAAGCCCTTCACCATCGCCGAGGCCCAGGCCGCCAGGGAGGCCTTCATCTCCGGCGCGGGCTCGCTGCTGACGCCGGTCGTGCAGGTCGACGGCGTGAAACTGG
- a CDS encoding sensor histidine kinase NtrY-like yields MSSVAYATGSDDPPARFSRTWWRDLLRSRYLIGGGYALAVILTVAGVALASSPPRTDSISTASTVILVVLSFNLVLILGVATIVGLRLYDLIDARASDAGARLHLRFVSLFSLAAVAPAVIVALFFGVLVNRGVDGWFSQRVQTVVGNSAKVANSYVEQQTKYISEHIGPMANNLNEVAPALAHSPVAFGHFLADQTKDNGFAAAYVLDRDGRILARAELKDAPPFLAPPPSSYEATDSGEVTAQRFVSADLFRALYRLKAFPDAYLYVVRPIEKGILNHLIETQDALVSYRDAERSRGRIQAIFGLSYLETALLVLVAAVWVGIAAANSIAGPVAGLVEAAGRVSGGDLDARVEADSGPEEIRALSNAFNMMTSELQLQQAALKAASLDAESRRQFIETVLSGVSAGVVGLDERGKVSAVNRRAVTLLGLPNDALGVDLIQLAPEFEPVMEALQESRPDTDVEVDLMREGETRRLRVRAAGHVAEGLVLTFDDITRLVAAQRNAAWKDVARRIAHEIKNPLTPIQLSAERLRRKYRKEIASDLETFDRCTETIIRQVGDIGRMVDEFSAFARMPAPRFAPANLTEMLRQAVFAQRFQDAEIEVTLEQSDGDDVWATCDERMIGQVLTNILKNAGEAVGARRQTEPALRGRITATLVSDAEDLCVTIEDNGVGLPAKDRDRLTEPYVTTREKGTGLGLAIVKRIMEDHGGSLALTDARGLPGARVILKFPTTARLPAAAPHSAADQSGVEEMI; encoded by the coding sequence ATGTCTTCAGTGGCTTACGCGACGGGATCGGACGACCCGCCGGCCCGGTTCAGCCGGACCTGGTGGCGGGACCTCCTGCGGTCGCGATACCTGATCGGGGGCGGCTACGCCTTGGCGGTGATCCTGACCGTGGCCGGCGTGGCGCTGGCCTCGTCGCCGCCGCGCACAGATTCAATCAGCACCGCCAGCACGGTCATCCTGGTCGTTCTGAGCTTCAATCTTGTCCTGATCCTGGGCGTCGCCACCATCGTCGGTCTGCGGCTCTACGACCTGATCGACGCGCGGGCCAGCGACGCCGGCGCCCGCCTGCACTTGAGGTTCGTCAGCCTGTTCTCGCTCGCCGCGGTGGCCCCGGCCGTGATCGTGGCCCTGTTCTTCGGCGTGCTGGTCAACCGGGGTGTGGACGGCTGGTTCAGCCAGCGGGTCCAGACCGTGGTCGGCAACTCGGCCAAGGTCGCCAACTCGTACGTCGAACAGCAGACCAAATACATCTCCGAGCACATCGGCCCGATGGCGAACAACCTGAACGAGGTCGCCCCCGCTCTGGCCCACTCGCCGGTCGCGTTCGGCCACTTCCTGGCCGACCAGACCAAGGACAATGGGTTCGCCGCCGCCTATGTTCTGGACCGCGACGGACGCATCCTGGCGCGGGCTGAACTCAAGGACGCCCCACCGTTCCTGGCGCCGCCGCCCTCCAGCTATGAGGCCACCGACAGCGGCGAGGTCACCGCCCAGCGCTTTGTGTCGGCCGACCTCTTCCGGGCGCTGTATCGCCTGAAGGCCTTTCCCGATGCCTATCTCTATGTCGTCCGGCCGATCGAGAAGGGCATCCTCAACCACCTGATCGAGACCCAGGACGCCCTGGTGTCGTACCGCGACGCGGAGCGGAGCCGGGGGCGCATCCAGGCGATCTTCGGGCTCAGCTATCTGGAGACGGCGCTGCTGGTCCTGGTCGCCGCCGTCTGGGTCGGGATCGCCGCCGCCAACTCGATCGCGGGCCCTGTCGCGGGCCTGGTGGAGGCCGCCGGTCGCGTATCGGGCGGCGACCTCGACGCACGGGTCGAGGCCGACTCGGGACCAGAGGAGATCCGCGCGCTTTCGAACGCGTTCAACATGATGACCAGCGAGCTGCAGTTGCAGCAGGCCGCGCTGAAGGCCGCCAGCCTGGACGCCGAGAGCCGCCGCCAGTTCATCGAAACCGTCCTGTCGGGCGTGAGCGCCGGCGTCGTCGGTCTGGACGAGCGCGGCAAGGTCTCGGCCGTGAACCGCCGGGCGGTGACTCTGCTGGGCCTGCCGAACGACGCTCTGGGCGTCGACCTGATCCAGCTGGCGCCCGAGTTCGAACCGGTGATGGAAGCGCTCCAGGAAAGCCGGCCCGACACGGATGTCGAGGTCGACCTGATGCGCGAGGGCGAGACCCGCCGCCTGCGCGTCCGCGCCGCCGGTCATGTCGCCGAGGGCCTCGTCCTGACCTTCGACGACATCACCCGCCTGGTGGCCGCCCAACGGAATGCCGCCTGGAAGGACGTCGCGCGCCGCATCGCCCACGAGATCAAGAATCCGCTGACGCCGATCCAGTTGTCCGCAGAGCGCCTGCGCCGCAAGTATCGCAAGGAGATCGCCAGCGATCTGGAGACCTTCGACCGCTGCACCGAGACGATCATCCGTCAGGTCGGCGATATCGGCCGGATGGTCGACGAGTTCTCGGCCTTCGCCCGCATGCCCGCGCCCCGGTTCGCGCCGGCCAACCTGACCGAAATGCTGCGTCAGGCCGTCTTCGCCCAGCGCTTCCAGGACGCCGAGATCGAGGTGACGCTGGAACAGTCCGATGGCGACGACGTCTGGGCGACCTGCGACGAGCGGATGATCGGCCAGGTGCTCACCAACATCCTGAAGAACGCCGGCGAGGCCGTGGGCGCGCGCCGTCAGACCGAGCCCGCGCTGCGCGGCCGCATTACGGCCACGCTGGTGTCGGACGCCGAAGACCTGTGCGTGACGATCGAGGACAATGGCGTCGGCTTACCCGCCAAGGACCGGGATCGCCTGACCGAACCCTATGTGACCACCCGCGAGAAGGGGACAGGCTTGGGCCTGGCCATCGTCAAGCGGATCATGGAGGACCATGGTGGCAGCCTGGCCCTGACCGACGCGCGCGGCCTCCCCGGAGCCCGCGTGATCCTGAAGTTTCCGACGACCGCGCGTCTGCCCGCCGCGGCCCCCCATAGTGCTGCGGACCAAAGTGGCGTTGAGGAGATGATATGA
- a CDS encoding CinA family protein, whose amino-acid sequence MFPLEIQTLARLLIDEAREKSLRLVAAESCTGGLVAGAICSISGASDVFERGFVTYTNGAKSEMLGVPGDLIADHGAVSEPVARMMAEGALRESNGHVAVAITGVAGPGGGTPMKPVGTVHFAVARANRSVVHRHERFDGQTREAVQLAAVRTALEMLREAVA is encoded by the coding sequence ATGTTCCCGCTGGAAATCCAGACCCTGGCCCGACTGCTGATCGACGAGGCGCGCGAGAAGTCGCTGCGTCTGGTCGCCGCCGAGAGCTGCACCGGCGGTCTGGTGGCCGGGGCGATCTGCTCGATCTCCGGCGCCTCCGACGTCTTCGAGCGCGGGTTCGTCACCTACACCAACGGCGCCAAGTCCGAGATGCTGGGCGTGCCGGGCGACCTGATCGCCGATCACGGCGCGGTCTCCGAGCCCGTGGCGCGGATGATGGCCGAGGGCGCTCTGCGCGAAAGCAATGGTCACGTCGCCGTGGCCATCACCGGCGTCGCCGGTCCCGGCGGCGGCACGCCGATGAAGCCCGTGGGCACGGTCCACTTCGCCGTCGCCCGCGCCAACCGCTCGGTCGTCCACCGGCACGAGCGCTTCGATGGCCAGACCCGCGAGGCCGTGCAGCTGGCGGCGGTGCGGACGGCGCTGGAGATGCTGCGCGAGGCGGTGGCCTAG
- the dusB gene encoding tRNA dihydrouridine synthase DusB: MSNKLEVGGIEVPGRVWIAPMTGVSDLPFRETATALGAPYVATEMVASAEFAKGRPDVVRRAAVGEGLPLTVIQLVGRDIDFMAQGARMAQDAGAEIIDLNFGCPAKEVAAGAACGSALMREPDLAEALVAAAVEAVDVPVTVKMRLGWDVDSLNAPDIARRAEAVGAKAITVHGRTRNQFYKGVADWMAVAAVKKAVSVPVLVNGDIVDGDTARLALEQSGADGVMIGRGVYGRPWIAGAIEAALEGRGFAEPEAEERLAIALTHFRRSLSFYGERLGLKMFRKHLASYIEAAPWPETTEARRAARATLCRIEDPAAVEVALRDLWLAGGRLAA; encoded by the coding sequence ATGAGCAACAAGCTCGAGGTCGGCGGGATCGAGGTCCCCGGTCGGGTGTGGATTGCGCCCATGACCGGGGTTTCGGACCTGCCCTTCAGAGAAACGGCCACGGCGCTCGGAGCGCCCTATGTGGCGACGGAGATGGTGGCCAGCGCGGAGTTCGCGAAGGGGCGTCCCGACGTCGTGCGTCGCGCGGCGGTCGGCGAAGGCTTGCCCCTGACGGTGATCCAGCTGGTCGGCCGCGACATCGACTTCATGGCCCAGGGCGCGCGGATGGCGCAGGACGCCGGCGCCGAGATCATCGACCTGAATTTCGGTTGCCCCGCCAAGGAGGTCGCCGCCGGCGCCGCCTGTGGATCGGCCCTGATGCGCGAGCCCGACCTGGCCGAGGCCCTGGTCGCCGCCGCGGTCGAGGCGGTCGATGTGCCGGTGACGGTCAAGATGCGCCTGGGGTGGGACGTGGACAGCCTGAACGCGCCGGACATCGCCCGCCGCGCGGAAGCCGTCGGCGCCAAGGCGATCACGGTTCATGGCCGCACCCGCAACCAGTTCTACAAAGGCGTCGCCGACTGGATGGCCGTCGCGGCGGTCAAGAAGGCCGTCTCGGTCCCGGTCCTCGTCAACGGCGACATCGTCGACGGCGACACTGCTCGCCTGGCCCTGGAGCAATCCGGCGCGGACGGCGTGATGATCGGTCGAGGCGTCTATGGTCGCCCCTGGATCGCCGGCGCGATCGAAGCCGCCCTCGAGGGGCGAGGCTTCGCCGAGCCCGAGGCCGAGGAGCGCTTGGCCATCGCGCTCACCCATTTCCGTCGCAGCCTGTCGTTCTACGGCGAGCGGCTGGGACTGAAGATGTTCCGCAAGCACCTGGCCTCGTACATCGAGGCCGCGCCATGGCCAGAGACGACCGAGGCGCGACGGGCCGCTCGCGCAACCCTGTGCCGCATTGAGGATCCCGCCGCCGTTGAGGTCGCCTTGCGCGACCTGTGGCTAGCGGGCGGGAGATTAGCCGCATGA